The Spirosoma radiotolerans genome has a window encoding:
- a CDS encoding helix-turn-helix domain-containing protein, producing the protein MEIAEVFIACKKEIHYSRELVLPQPALVRVISGEVRVVAAERSYHFYAGDTVLFPRNQLGKMSKLPLDGLPCVTISMVFQKERLQHFYAHNGPASAAHPADQPKQFQRHPLLESLFNSLSPYFELADALPTDIAVFKVEEAIRVLRAIDLEVDGLLGNFEEPGKLDLVDFMERHYMFNLPLAKFGYLTGRSLTTFKKDFHKAFNNSPGRWLTQKRLEMAHYQIVEKKRKPSEVYLEVGFEDLSHFSFAFKKTFGYPPTQFRLA; encoded by the coding sequence ATGGAGATCGCTGAAGTATTTATCGCCTGCAAGAAAGAGATTCACTACAGCCGGGAGTTGGTGCTGCCCCAGCCAGCCTTGGTGCGTGTGATCTCGGGTGAAGTCAGAGTCGTGGCGGCTGAGCGGAGCTATCACTTTTATGCTGGTGATACAGTGCTGTTCCCTCGAAACCAGTTGGGTAAGATGAGCAAACTTCCCCTGGATGGACTGCCTTGCGTCACTATCTCGATGGTGTTTCAGAAGGAACGGTTACAGCACTTCTACGCCCACAACGGGCCTGCTTCAGCCGCCCACCCTGCTGATCAACCCAAACAGTTCCAGCGCCACCCTTTATTGGAAAGCCTGTTCAATTCCTTGTCACCTTATTTTGAACTAGCGGATGCCCTACCAACCGATATTGCTGTTTTTAAGGTTGAAGAAGCGATTCGAGTGCTGCGTGCCATTGATCTGGAAGTAGATGGGCTACTGGGTAATTTTGAGGAGCCAGGTAAGCTGGATCTTGTTGATTTTATGGAGCGGCATTATATGTTCAACCTACCGCTGGCCAAATTCGGTTATTTGACAGGTCGAAGCCTGACTACCTTCAAAAAGGATTTCCACAAAGCGTTTAACAATTCGCCCGGCCGATGGCTCACCCAGAAGCGGCTAGAAATGGCGCACTATCAAATTGTGGAAAAGAAACGAAAGCCCTCAGAGGTGTATCTAGAAGTGGGATTTGAAGACCTTTCCCATTTTTCGTTCGCTTTCAAGAAGACCTTCGGTTATCCGCCTACTCAGTTTCGATTGGCCTAA
- a CDS encoding SDR family oxidoreductase produces MTTKANSEKTVLVTGGSGFIAVHCILQLLQAGYQVRTTLRSLNREAEVRAMLNEGGSKASQRLTFHEADLSADAPWDQVVNNCTYVLHVASPTPIRNYKHEDEMINPAREGVLRVLRASRDAGVKRVVLTSAIGAVVYGHPPQTAPYDETNWTNLAGKAPAYQKSKTLAEQAAWAFIEREGRGLELSAVNPVTVLGPVLGPDYSHSIHLIKNLLTGKMPGCPKINSGFVDVRDVADLHLRAMTHPAAKGERFIATAGESVWLVEIARILKAHLGQDASKVNTRELPNALLRIAALRDPMVKSMIPLLGRVMNTTSAKAIRLLDWSPRSTEEAVLATAESLMRLHLLDQ; encoded by the coding sequence ATGACGACAAAAGCAAATTCCGAAAAAACAGTGCTGGTGACCGGTGGATCCGGCTTTATTGCTGTCCATTGCATCCTTCAGTTGTTACAGGCTGGCTACCAGGTACGAACAACGCTGCGGTCCTTAAACCGAGAAGCCGAAGTGAGAGCCATGCTGAACGAAGGCGGTAGTAAGGCCTCTCAGCGATTGACCTTCCACGAGGCTGATCTGTCAGCCGATGCGCCGTGGGATCAAGTGGTGAACAACTGCACCTACGTGCTGCATGTGGCTTCACCGACCCCTATTCGCAACTATAAACATGAGGATGAGATGATCAACCCAGCACGCGAGGGCGTTCTACGCGTCCTTAGGGCCTCCAGAGATGCAGGCGTAAAACGGGTGGTATTGACCTCGGCCATTGGGGCAGTTGTGTACGGCCACCCCCCACAAACGGCACCTTATGACGAAACGAATTGGACCAATCTTGCCGGTAAAGCACCTGCCTACCAGAAATCAAAAACATTGGCCGAACAAGCGGCCTGGGCGTTTATTGAACGAGAAGGCCGCGGGCTGGAACTGTCGGCGGTCAATCCGGTAACCGTTTTGGGTCCAGTATTAGGCCCTGATTATTCGCATTCGATCCATCTAATCAAAAACCTGCTAACGGGTAAAATGCCTGGATGCCCCAAGATTAACTCGGGTTTTGTGGATGTACGCGATGTTGCTGATCTGCACCTGCGGGCCATGACGCATCCGGCGGCTAAGGGTGAGCGTTTCATAGCCACGGCGGGAGAAAGCGTCTGGCTGGTTGAAATCGCCAGAATACTCAAAGCGCATCTGGGTCAGGACGCCAGCAAGGTTAACACCAGAGAACTGCCGAATGCGTTGTTGCGGATTGCCGCCCTGAGAGACCCCATGGTTAAATCGATGATCCCCTTGCTGGGCCGGGTAATGAACACCACTAGTGCCAAGGCCATTCGCCTGCTGGACTGGTCGCCCCGTTCGACCGAAGAGGCCGTGCTGGCAACGGCAGAAAGCTTGATGCGCCTACATTTGCTTGACCAATAA
- a CDS encoding glycoside hydrolase family 2 protein has protein sequence MLKNHFFLAVSLLLIHFCYSPQGVYAQVAQLPTRWTKAALAASQPLAEYPRPQLQRSQWLCLNGTWNYQGGKAVSSANNPASPLTFPTTSQKIRVPYCPESVLSGIQRKQEINMWYQRSFTLPASWKGKQILLHFGAVDHQATVFVNGQKVGSHAGGYDAFSFDITAWLAPDANSLVVAAYDPNDGRTPSGKNGPRGDYTFTSGIWQTVWLEPVNHDYIQAIRLLPDLAGKQLRLEVKASGAARVTAVVLEGKKEVARVEGRAGTAFSVPITNPKPWSPDSPFLYDIKLTLTAPNGRVSDEVMSYAGLRDVNLGKVNGVVRPLLNGKFVMQLGLLDQGYWPDGILTAPTEEALKFDIEYTKKAGYNLIRKHMKTEPQRFYYWADKLGLLVWQDMPAIWYPDEDTLATRTTFRNELKAIIDDHYNSPSIIAWVPFNENWGAFDVATITDWVKGYDPSRLVNGNSGFNNNPSYQKAYGDPKNGDFVDTHIYVGPNKASEPDDKRAASLGEFGGVGLFVRGHMWPVENNAYAYEPTKTALTDRYVMLLDQVEQLMRYRGLSVAIYTQTTDVEHEVNGVLTYDREVEKMDTNRIRAVNQAVIQAGLTPAGKQE, from the coding sequence ATGCTAAAAAACCATTTCTTCCTTGCCGTTTCGCTACTGCTAATTCACTTTTGCTACTCCCCTCAAGGCGTTTATGCCCAGGTTGCCCAGTTGCCAACCCGTTGGACGAAAGCAGCCCTGGCTGCCTCACAACCACTAGCTGAATACCCTCGCCCACAGTTGCAACGGAGCCAGTGGCTATGCCTCAACGGCACCTGGAACTACCAGGGAGGTAAAGCGGTCTCCTCGGCTAATAACCCCGCCAGCCCATTAACTTTCCCAACAACCTCCCAAAAAATACGGGTGCCTTACTGTCCTGAATCAGTGTTGTCGGGTATTCAGCGAAAGCAGGAAATTAATATGTGGTATCAGCGTTCGTTTACCTTGCCCGCTTCCTGGAAGGGCAAGCAGATTTTGTTGCACTTTGGGGCCGTCGATCACCAAGCTACCGTTTTCGTTAACGGTCAGAAAGTGGGCAGCCACGCTGGCGGATATGATGCCTTTTCCTTCGACATAACCGCTTGGCTGGCTCCGGACGCCAACAGCCTGGTGGTGGCCGCTTATGATCCGAATGACGGCCGTACGCCTTCCGGAAAAAACGGTCCCCGGGGTGATTACACGTTTACCTCCGGTATCTGGCAAACCGTATGGCTCGAACCGGTCAACCACGATTACATTCAGGCCATTCGTCTGCTGCCGGATCTTGCGGGCAAGCAGCTCAGGCTGGAGGTCAAGGCCAGTGGGGCGGCCCGAGTTACGGCCGTTGTACTGGAAGGCAAGAAGGAAGTGGCCCGGGTCGAAGGAAGGGCGGGAACGGCTTTCTCTGTGCCCATTACTAATCCGAAGCCCTGGTCGCCAGATTCTCCGTTTCTTTATGATATCAAACTTACCTTGACGGCCCCCAACGGGCGGGTATCGGATGAGGTGATGAGTTATGCTGGCCTGCGTGACGTCAATCTGGGGAAGGTCAATGGCGTCGTTCGACCGTTGCTGAATGGGAAATTTGTCATGCAACTTGGTTTGCTCGATCAGGGCTACTGGCCCGATGGTATTTTGACCGCGCCAACGGAGGAAGCCCTTAAATTCGACATCGAGTATACCAAAAAAGCCGGCTACAATCTCATCCGTAAGCATATGAAAACCGAGCCCCAGCGATTCTATTATTGGGCGGATAAGTTGGGGCTACTGGTTTGGCAGGATATGCCCGCCATCTGGTATCCCGATGAAGACACCCTAGCCACCCGGACCACATTTCGTAACGAATTAAAAGCGATCATAGATGACCATTATAACTCACCGTCCATTATTGCCTGGGTGCCTTTCAATGAAAACTGGGGCGCTTTCGATGTAGCCACTATCACCGACTGGGTCAAGGGGTATGATCCGTCCCGACTGGTCAATGGCAATTCGGGTTTTAATAACAATCCGTCCTATCAAAAAGCATACGGCGATCCCAAAAATGGCGATTTTGTGGATACCCACATTTACGTGGGGCCTAACAAAGCCTCGGAACCCGACGACAAACGGGCGGCATCTCTGGGCGAATTTGGGGGAGTGGGTTTGTTTGTCCGGGGGCACATGTGGCCCGTCGAAAATAATGCGTATGCCTATGAACCGACGAAAACCGCCCTGACCGACCGCTACGTTATGCTGCTTGATCAGGTCGAACAATTGATGCGCTACCGGGGACTAAGCGTAGCGATTTATACGCAAACCACAGACGTTGAGCACGAAGTAAACGGGGTGCTCACCTACGATCGGGAAGTAGAAAAAATGGACACAAATCGAATACGAGCCGTTAATCAGGCCGTGATTCAAGCGGGTTTGACGCCGGCAGGTAAACAAGAGTAG
- a CDS encoding RNA polymerase sigma factor — MTPADLIPHLFRSEFSKICAVLSKTVGVDNLDSIEDIVSDTFLLALATWPYKGKPENPTAWLYTVAKNKTKNHLKRQALFRQKISGELQLITSTVDELPIDFSDQSIVDSQLQLFFAICHPSIPVEAQVSLALRILCGFGIDEIANALLSTKETIHKRLYRAKAKLKAEKVTLQLPPESQIESRLETVLTTLYLLYNEGYYSESQDAILRLELCQEAMRLTNSLIATPRTSLPAVKALYALMCFHGSRFAARKTETGQFILLQDQDPTRWDDELISRGAYYLHEASQGESVSRFHLEASIAYWHTLKEDTPEKWKHILFLYDRLLQLVYSPIAALNRLVAVSKVYGNRQAIEEAKQLNLSTNHFYHVLLGELYTGTDNAAAQASYHQAFLWAKTETDKQTIRQKLNSF; from the coding sequence ATGACCCCTGCAGATCTGATCCCCCACTTATTCAGGAGCGAGTTTAGTAAAATTTGCGCGGTCCTCTCCAAAACCGTTGGTGTGGATAACTTAGACTCCATCGAGGACATTGTCAGCGACACCTTTTTGCTGGCCTTAGCGACCTGGCCCTACAAAGGCAAGCCCGAAAATCCCACCGCCTGGCTGTATACGGTGGCTAAAAACAAGACAAAAAATCACCTGAAGCGGCAGGCCTTGTTTCGACAAAAAATTTCAGGCGAACTTCAATTAATAACGTCCACGGTTGATGAATTGCCCATTGATTTTTCGGACCAAAGCATTGTTGATAGCCAGCTACAGCTATTTTTTGCCATCTGCCATCCCTCCATTCCAGTAGAAGCCCAAGTTAGTCTGGCCCTTCGCATTTTGTGTGGGTTTGGCATTGACGAGATTGCTAATGCCCTCTTGAGCACGAAAGAGACAATCCATAAACGGCTCTATCGAGCCAAAGCGAAGTTAAAAGCTGAAAAAGTGACCCTCCAACTTCCCCCGGAGAGCCAAATCGAAAGTAGGCTGGAAACAGTTTTAACGACCCTTTATCTGTTGTATAACGAGGGGTATTATTCTGAAAGTCAAGACGCGATTCTCCGCCTAGAGCTTTGCCAGGAAGCCATGCGCCTAACTAATTCATTAATCGCCACTCCTAGGACAAGCCTGCCTGCCGTAAAAGCCCTCTACGCCCTGATGTGCTTTCATGGCTCCCGATTTGCCGCCCGAAAGACAGAAACCGGTCAATTCATTCTACTGCAGGATCAGGACCCCACTCGGTGGGACGATGAATTGATAAGCCGAGGGGCGTATTATTTACATGAGGCCTCCCAGGGCGAATCGGTTTCCAGATTTCATCTGGAAGCCAGCATTGCTTATTGGCACACGCTCAAAGAGGATACCCCCGAAAAATGGAAACATATACTTTTCTTATATGACCGCCTGTTGCAACTGGTTTATTCTCCCATAGCGGCTTTAAATCGATTAGTCGCTGTCTCTAAGGTGTATGGTAATCGACAGGCTATTGAGGAGGCAAAGCAGCTAAATCTGTCCACGAATCACTTCTACCATGTGCTGCTGGGCGAACTCTATACGGGTACTGACAACGCAGCTGCTCAGGCGTCTTATCACCAAGCCTTTTTATGGGCAAAAACAGAGACTGACAAACAAACGATTCGTCAAAAATTGAATTCATTTTAA
- a CDS encoding YciI family protein, which translates to MDEFALIMRHEDGKKIASPEQIQQWMKQTMEWIDGITAPTEFVSGIGLPFDKARVVTTKNSRTLITNGPFGEIKETLGGLIIIKANSLQEALEVAKGCPILQEEGNSVEVRQISEHSSSNS; encoded by the coding sequence ATGGACGAGTTTGCACTCATTATGCGGCATGAAGACGGCAAAAAAATTGCCTCGCCGGAACAAATCCAGCAATGGATGAAACAAACTATGGAATGGATTGACGGGATTACAGCCCCAACGGAATTTGTCAGCGGCATTGGCTTACCCTTTGATAAGGCACGGGTGGTGACGACTAAAAATTCCAGAACGCTGATTACTAACGGCCCTTTTGGTGAAATTAAAGAAACTCTGGGCGGACTCATTATTATAAAGGCCAATTCACTTCAGGAAGCGCTGGAGGTGGCAAAAGGTTGCCCCATATTACAAGAGGAGGGCAATAGTGTAGAAGTGCGCCAAATTAGTGAACATTCATCCTCAAACAGTTGA
- a CDS encoding VOC family protein, whose product MTPVTLTPHLFFGGNCQQAMEFYQTTFGGELTLTTFGQGPAGAHKDPNANSDVMKTKIMFAKLTGDIILTASDNPHLSETKNTGQFGLSLAGTDEAQLTSYMEKLAANGQITAPLIKQFWGDIFGMVTDQYGISWMITIPANSR is encoded by the coding sequence ATGACACCAGTAACCCTTACCCCTCATCTATTCTTTGGCGGAAATTGTCAGCAAGCCATGGAATTTTATCAGACTACATTTGGCGGTGAGTTGACACTGACTACCTTCGGGCAGGGGCCGGCCGGTGCCCATAAAGATCCCAATGCCAATAGTGATGTCATGAAAACAAAGATCATGTTTGCCAAACTAACCGGCGATATCATTCTGACAGCAAGTGACAACCCTCATCTTTCAGAAACTAAAAACACAGGGCAATTTGGTTTATCACTGGCAGGCACGGACGAGGCTCAATTAACCAGTTACATGGAAAAGCTAGCGGCTAACGGGCAAATAACGGCCCCGCTGATAAAGCAGTTTTGGGGGGATATCTTTGGCATGGTCACTGATCAGTATGGCATTAGCTGGATGATTACTATACCGGCCAATAGCCGCTAA
- a CDS encoding DUF4267 domain-containing protein — MTTQQIPTPLRLISLLIGVGMLFIGARFLLAPEVAEAGFGLRYNQPNYAFHSIKGIRDIFSGLIVVLFAWHQYRKPLFLTLLAGSIIPLADMLIVWNTPGSDLWAMLIHGSTVITLWLLCYFLGKSTPETTAGPSGNTNAYVKRISSVTEGGISVLEFRILPGERTPWHYHELFSETFEVLNGELIVGRGDQTLTLQAGQTATIQRGQTHFFHNTSDQQCLIRVTVSPGNLGFEQALLIAKGLAKDGLASESGTPKSLSDLALFTHLNDSHMVGLQRIAQPLFSFLATRAIKGGRLAYLIQKYATHAVIE, encoded by the coding sequence ATGACAACGCAACAGATTCCTACCCCCCTCCGGTTGATCAGCTTACTCATTGGTGTAGGCATGCTTTTCATCGGCGCTCGTTTTTTGCTGGCTCCCGAAGTAGCGGAAGCTGGATTCGGCCTTCGTTACAACCAGCCTAACTACGCATTTCATTCTATCAAGGGCATCCGGGACATCTTCTCAGGCTTAATTGTAGTGCTGTTCGCTTGGCATCAATACCGTAAACCCTTGTTTCTTACCTTGCTGGCCGGCTCTATCATTCCTTTGGCGGATATGCTCATTGTTTGGAATACTCCCGGCAGTGATCTGTGGGCCATGCTCATTCATGGTAGTACGGTCATTACCCTATGGCTACTGTGTTATTTTTTAGGTAAGTCAACACCAGAAACTACCGCAGGCCCGTCGGGCAATACCAACGCTTACGTAAAACGAATTTCGTCAGTAACCGAAGGCGGCATTAGTGTACTCGAATTTAGGATCCTGCCCGGCGAACGTACGCCCTGGCACTACCATGAATTATTCTCCGAAACCTTCGAGGTACTGAATGGCGAGTTAATCGTTGGGCGGGGTGATCAAACGCTCACTCTACAGGCCGGTCAGACGGCCACCATCCAGCGGGGGCAAACGCATTTTTTCCACAATACGTCCGATCAGCAATGCCTGATTCGGGTAACGGTTTCGCCAGGAAACCTGGGTTTTGAGCAAGCCCTGCTCATCGCCAAAGGACTGGCCAAAGATGGGTTAGCCAGTGAAAGCGGGACCCCAAAAAGCCTGTCTGATTTGGCCTTATTTACTCATTTGAACGACTCGCACATGGTAGGCTTACAAAGGATCGCCCAACCCCTGTTCAGTTTTCTGGCCACTCGTGCCATCAAAGGAGGAAGACTGGCCTACTTAATCCAGAAATACGCTACTCATGCCGTCATAGAATGA
- a CDS encoding Crp/Fnr family transcriptional regulator, with amino-acid sequence MSDPLIALIETIRQIVPLSETDTTLIKSVFQPYRLKKGEYFVQQGQVCQHVGFIHTGLVRYFVNQDGDEKIYDFGLENDFVCDYESFLPQRPCRRTIQAIEESDLLVISLSNLQRLFAQLTHGERFGRVAIEQIFVKTIGQLVSLYTDAPELRYQAFLENYPTLSTRITQYHIASYVGVKPQSLSRIRARWAGKHYSRLSSPE; translated from the coding sequence ATGAGTGACCCCTTGATTGCGCTGATTGAGACAATACGGCAAATCGTACCACTCAGTGAAACAGATACTACACTGATCAAGAGCGTCTTTCAGCCTTACCGGCTGAAAAAAGGCGAGTATTTTGTTCAACAAGGGCAGGTTTGCCAACACGTTGGCTTTATTCATACCGGCTTAGTGCGGTATTTTGTCAATCAGGACGGCGACGAAAAAATTTATGACTTCGGCTTGGAAAATGACTTTGTCTGTGACTATGAAAGCTTTCTGCCCCAACGGCCCTGCCGACGAACTATTCAAGCCATTGAGGAGTCAGACTTACTGGTTATTTCATTATCTAATCTGCAACGGTTGTTTGCCCAATTGACCCATGGGGAACGATTTGGCCGGGTTGCTATTGAACAGATTTTTGTCAAAACCATTGGGCAACTGGTCTCCCTCTATACTGACGCTCCCGAGTTGCGTTATCAAGCCTTTCTTGAGAACTATCCTACCCTTTCAACCCGCATTACCCAGTATCATATTGCCTCCTACGTGGGGGTCAAACCCCAGTCTCTAAGCCGCATCCGGGCGCGATGGGCTGGTAAGCACTACAGCCGTCTTTCTTCACCTGAGTGA
- a CDS encoding nuclear transport factor 2 family protein has translation MKLLSVIILLTAVAFSPLYGQSKTDEQNVKQVINGFFQALSDEDIPSLRSYCRTDFTLLESGEIWSLDTLEAKIKPYFGQGARRINKIDFKKIVIKGTSAWVVYFNQADMELNARKGTINWLESAVLTKNEGQWKLTLLHSTTLPKKK, from the coding sequence ATGAAATTATTATCTGTAATAATCTTATTAACAGCCGTTGCTTTTAGTCCACTCTATGGACAAAGTAAAACAGACGAACAGAACGTGAAGCAGGTTATAAATGGCTTTTTTCAGGCTTTATCTGATGAGGATATACCTTCTTTGAGAAGTTACTGCCGAACAGACTTTACATTGTTAGAGAGTGGAGAAATCTGGTCATTGGATACCTTGGAGGCTAAGATAAAGCCTTATTTTGGTCAAGGGGCCAGGCGCATCAACAAAATCGACTTCAAGAAAATAGTTATAAAAGGAACCAGTGCTTGGGTGGTTTATTTTAACCAAGCCGATATGGAACTGAATGCTAGAAAAGGAACCATCAATTGGTTAGAGAGTGCCGTCTTAACTAAAAATGAAGGCCAGTGGAAACTAACACTACTTCATTCAACAACGCTTCCCAAAAAAAAATAA